A window of the Thalassospira indica genome harbors these coding sequences:
- a CDS encoding heavy-metal-associated domain-containing protein, whose product MVKLKVEKMSCGHCASAVTRAATKVSGVEGAEVDLANGEVAVSGNPDVNALIAAINDAGYPASEAR is encoded by the coding sequence ATGGTGAAACTGAAGGTCGAAAAAATGAGCTGCGGTCACTGCGCAAGTGCCGTGACCAGAGCAGCAACCAAGGTCAGCGGTGTTGAAGGTGCCGAGGTTGATCTGGCAAATGGCGAAGTCGCCGTTTCTGGAAACCCGGACGTCAATGCCCTGATCGCGGCGATCAACGATGCCGGTTATCCGGCATCCGAAGCCCGCTAG
- a CDS encoding LysR family transcriptional regulator ArgP: MLDYKLVEACAEVIRFGSFEKAARALGLTQSAISQRVKLMEERFGQPVLVRAKPIVPTVAGQRLLAHYQSVRLLEQDLGSELPEVRAEGEFGQVTLAVNADSLATWFVDVPKLLFEKLGVLVHLVVDDESLNHHSLQEGNVLGAVSLRDRPIQGCRVRPLGSMRYFMVVSPEFQERYFKDGLTADALRACPAVNFSEHDELQNQFLHQYFGLNPGEFPAHTVPSSQGFVTLAEQGVAYAVVEQHQAEEGLRTGRLVRPCPFEIDRPLYWHHKTINSRLLDQVNDIVLSEARRHLPEIPQ, encoded by the coding sequence ATGCTCGATTACAAACTGGTTGAGGCCTGTGCGGAGGTTATCCGTTTCGGAAGCTTTGAGAAGGCGGCGCGGGCGCTGGGACTAACTCAGTCTGCAATATCCCAACGGGTCAAGCTGATGGAGGAGCGTTTTGGTCAGCCAGTGTTGGTGCGCGCCAAGCCGATTGTCCCAACCGTGGCAGGCCAAAGGCTGCTTGCGCATTATCAGAGTGTGCGACTGCTTGAACAGGATCTGGGGTCGGAACTGCCCGAGGTGCGCGCCGAGGGTGAATTTGGTCAGGTAACGCTTGCAGTTAATGCCGACAGTCTGGCGACCTGGTTTGTTGATGTGCCCAAGCTTCTGTTTGAGAAACTTGGCGTTCTGGTGCATTTGGTCGTCGATGATGAATCGCTTAATCATCACTCCCTGCAGGAAGGAAACGTGCTGGGTGCGGTCAGTTTGCGCGATAGACCCATTCAGGGATGTCGGGTGCGGCCGCTGGGCTCCATGCGTTACTTTATGGTGGTTTCACCAGAATTTCAGGAACGCTATTTCAAGGATGGCTTAACTGCGGATGCCTTGCGCGCCTGTCCGGCTGTGAATTTTTCCGAACATGATGAACTGCAAAATCAGTTCCTTCATCAATATTTCGGACTTAACCCCGGTGAATTCCCTGCCCACACTGTTCCAAGTTCACAGGGTTTCGTGACCCTTGCCGAACAGGGTGTGGCCTACGCCGTCGTTGAACAACATCAGGCGGAAGAGGGGCTTCGTACCGGAAGGCTGGTTCGGCCGTGTCCGTTTGAAATTGATCGTCCACTATATTGGCATCACAAAACCATCAACAGTCGGCTTCTTGATCAGGTCAACGATATCGTCCTGTCTGAGGCGCGCCGTCATCTGCCGGAAATTCCGCAGTAA
- a CDS encoding NADPH-dependent FMN reductase encodes MTFHITALCGSLRQASINRTLLQAAQKVASPHGATIHLFDGLGHLPIFNPDNEDTDDRNVAAFRDTLRRADAVLIASPEYAHGVTGAIKNALDWVVASGEFMQKPVACLNASGRAKIAQAALIETIRTMDARIIIDACITIPLNGKNFDVDDILRDPSSLTLLETALRHLTADIPSEMQNQAI; translated from the coding sequence ATGACTTTTCATATCACTGCCTTGTGCGGAAGCCTTCGCCAAGCATCGATCAACAGAACGCTCCTTCAAGCGGCACAAAAGGTTGCTAGCCCCCATGGTGCAACCATTCATTTATTTGATGGCTTGGGCCACCTTCCGATCTTTAATCCGGACAATGAAGATACCGATGATCGCAATGTCGCGGCGTTTCGAGATACACTTCGCCGCGCGGATGCAGTCCTGATCGCCAGTCCCGAATATGCCCATGGTGTCACCGGCGCGATCAAGAATGCCCTTGATTGGGTGGTGGCCAGTGGCGAATTCATGCAAAAGCCGGTCGCCTGCCTGAATGCTTCTGGCAGGGCAAAAATCGCACAGGCGGCATTGATTGAAACCATTCGCACCATGGATGCACGTATCATCATTGACGCATGCATAACGATCCCGCTGAACGGCAAGAACTTTGACGTTGATGATATCCTACGCGACCCATCCAGCCTGACATTACTTGAAACCGCGCTTCGACACTTAACGGCTGATATTCCAAGCGAAATGCAAAACCAGGCCATTTAG
- a CDS encoding thymidine kinase → MANLFFYYSSMNAGKSTTLLQASFNYRERGMETLLMTVAFDNRFGEGKIASRIGLEAPALLFDANTDMTALILEQVEKGKVDCVLIDEAQFLSKDQVWQLSDIADIHGIPVLCYGIRTDFQGQLFEGSKWLLAWADKLNELKTICHCGRKAGMVLRVDADGKPVREGAQVEIGGNDRYVPVCRRHFKEAMDE, encoded by the coding sequence ATGGCCAATCTGTTTTTCTATTACTCGTCCATGAATGCTGGGAAATCGACCACCTTGCTTCAGGCGAGTTTCAATTACCGTGAACGCGGCATGGAAACGTTACTGATGACAGTGGCGTTTGATAACCGCTTTGGCGAAGGCAAGATTGCGTCGCGCATTGGTCTTGAAGCACCGGCACTGCTGTTTGACGCCAATACCGATATGACGGCCCTGATCCTGGAGCAGGTCGAAAAGGGGAAAGTCGATTGTGTCCTGATTGACGAGGCACAATTCCTGTCTAAAGACCAGGTCTGGCAGCTTTCGGATATTGCCGACATCCATGGCATCCCTGTGTTGTGCTATGGCATACGAACCGATTTCCAGGGGCAGTTGTTTGAAGGTTCCAAATGGCTGCTGGCGTGGGCGGACAAGCTTAATGAGCTTAAGACGATCTGCCACTGCGGCCGCAAGGCCGGCATGGTTTTGCGCGTGGATGCAGACGGCAAACCTGTCCGCGAAGGGGCGCAGGTCGAGATCGGCGGGAATGACCGTTATGTCCCGGTCTGTCGTCGGCATTTCAAGGAAGCGATGGACGAGTAG
- a CDS encoding LysE/ArgO family amino acid transporter gives MLLTYATGFGLGGGLIIAIGAQNAFVLGQGLRRNHPLMVAFVCALCDAVLIAAGVAGLGTLIAAYPLLTKVAAWGGGLFLIWYGFGALRRLFETETLSEKAISKTGWKAVLTTTLAVTLLNPHVYLDTVVMLGGIGGQYPADERFGFALGAMSASFVWFFAIALGAAWLAPYVARPITWKIIDGVTCGVMWLVAYSLLAPEIRALMAG, from the coding sequence ATGCTTTTAACCTATGCCACCGGATTTGGCCTGGGCGGCGGGCTGATCATTGCGATTGGCGCGCAGAACGCCTTTGTTCTCGGTCAGGGATTGCGGCGCAATCATCCGCTGATGGTGGCCTTCGTCTGCGCCTTGTGTGATGCCGTTTTGATTGCGGCGGGTGTCGCAGGGCTTGGAACGCTGATTGCTGCCTACCCCCTCCTCACAAAGGTTGCGGCCTGGGGCGGCGGTTTATTCCTGATCTGGTATGGATTTGGTGCTCTGCGACGGTTGTTTGAAACCGAAACATTGTCGGAAAAGGCGATTTCAAAAACCGGCTGGAAGGCGGTTCTTACGACCACCCTCGCGGTCACGCTTTTGAACCCGCATGTCTATCTTGATACGGTTGTCATGCTGGGTGGTATTGGCGGGCAATATCCAGCGGACGAAAGATTTGGCTTTGCTCTGGGCGCCATGAGTGCCAGTTTTGTCTGGTTCTTTGCCATTGCACTGGGGGCTGCATGGCTTGCCCCCTATGTCGCACGCCCAATCACCTGGAAGATCATTGATGGCGTAACCTGTGGCGTTATGTGGCTGGTGGCCTATAGCCTGCTTGCACCGGAAATACGCGCTCTTATGGCTGGCTAA
- a CDS encoding LysR family transcriptional regulator — translation MSALDEVRAMMIFARVVDEGGFSAAARKMGLSRAAISHQIRQLETRLGVPLLRRSTRSFSLTDAGARYYDSCRTISLEAEAARKRVEELRDDPVGKISLTCSVHLGTLRIVPILDRFRQTYPGVSIDVHLSDEVVDLIGRGIDIAVRSGPLKNSELKNFKLYQTHRIIAASESYVSTFGLPESRDDLSEHEWVMYSRVPETLTLQCADGTRNIRVSGSVRVDNATARLQFLRGGHGLAVVPLCDVQQEIDNGDLIRVLPDCKLPDLEIYAVYPGGVTRSAKVQSLLDYMRREMREIDISRNGQVQGDSHIDHS, via the coding sequence ATGTCGGCACTTGATGAAGTTCGGGCGATGATGATTTTTGCCCGCGTTGTTGACGAAGGCGGGTTTTCTGCGGCTGCGCGGAAAATGGGGCTCAGCCGTGCGGCCATTTCCCATCAAATTCGCCAGCTTGAGACCCGCCTTGGCGTGCCTTTGTTACGCAGAAGCACACGCAGTTTCAGTCTGACCGACGCGGGTGCACGCTATTACGACAGCTGCCGCACCATTTCCCTCGAAGCCGAAGCAGCGCGAAAACGCGTCGAAGAATTGCGTGACGACCCAGTGGGAAAGATATCGCTGACCTGTTCGGTTCATCTCGGCACGCTTCGAATTGTGCCGATCCTTGACCGGTTTAGGCAAACATATCCGGGTGTCTCGATTGATGTGCATCTCAGCGACGAAGTAGTCGATCTGATTGGTCGCGGCATTGATATTGCCGTGCGTTCCGGGCCGCTAAAAAATTCGGAACTCAAGAACTTCAAACTTTATCAGACCCACAGGATCATTGCAGCCAGCGAGTCCTATGTCAGCACGTTCGGATTACCCGAAAGCCGGGATGATTTGTCCGAACATGAGTGGGTGATGTATAGCCGCGTTCCTGAGACGCTGACGCTTCAATGTGCCGACGGTACCCGAAATATCCGGGTGTCGGGCAGTGTTCGGGTGGATAACGCGACAGCCAGATTGCAGTTTCTGCGGGGCGGTCATGGATTGGCGGTTGTTCCGCTATGTGATGTTCAGCAGGAAATTGATAACGGCGACTTGATCCGGGTTTTACCGGATTGCAAGTTGCCCGATCTTGAGATCTATGCCGTTTATCCGGGCGGTGTGACCCGCAGTGCAAAGGTTCAGTCTCTTCTGGATTACATGCGGCGTGAAATGCGTGAAATCGATATTTCACGCAATGGACAAGTTCAAGGCGACAGCCATATTGATCATTCGTGA
- a CDS encoding paraquat-inducible protein A produces MSHRLIACENCDYLHVEEEIPTGSVAYCVRCGSPLYRAAQVRFDKPLALAVTAFLLFLIANSYPVLTFAMEGRVETNTLSSGVLTFWREGFLFLAIMVAVTSVLAPLVLILAHIYVLLPISLNRQVPGMQQVWRILAIIRPWSMLDVFLIGLLVALTKLTDFADVIAGPAFFAICCLIPTVLLMNITLDPRYVWRRLAPANLRYPTSEDIGNQQGSDQQDRALLTCHTCSMVVLGGGHENVRCPRCGAMVHHRKPRSLSRSWALLLAAVILYVPANVFPIMTVTYLGRAEADTILSGVSALVRAGEWPIAIVVFTASILVPIIKILLLGWVYIATALGLSGPLKERTLIYRITELIGRWSMVDVFMVSILAALVKLGNIATVQPGFGAVAFCGVVILTMLSAMAFDPRLIWDRAGMQTVKRPRLASVKTDHDRVENQGIPS; encoded by the coding sequence ATGTCTCATCGACTGATCGCCTGTGAGAATTGCGACTATCTCCATGTCGAGGAAGAAATCCCGACGGGCAGTGTCGCATATTGCGTTCGCTGTGGATCACCATTGTACCGCGCGGCACAGGTGCGCTTTGACAAACCGTTGGCGCTGGCTGTCACGGCCTTTCTGTTGTTCTTGATTGCCAACAGCTACCCGGTTTTGACCTTTGCAATGGAAGGCCGGGTTGAAACCAACACACTGAGCAGTGGTGTGCTGACGTTCTGGCGCGAAGGGTTTCTGTTTTTGGCCATTATGGTCGCCGTCACATCTGTACTGGCACCGCTTGTCCTGATTCTGGCGCACATCTATGTATTGTTGCCGATCAGCTTGAACCGGCAAGTGCCCGGCATGCAGCAGGTCTGGCGCATTCTGGCGATCATCCGACCCTGGTCGATGCTCGATGTCTTCCTGATCGGGTTGCTGGTGGCTTTGACCAAGCTGACGGATTTTGCTGACGTCATTGCCGGTCCTGCATTTTTTGCGATCTGCTGTCTGATCCCGACAGTTCTTCTGATGAATATCACGCTTGATCCGCGCTACGTTTGGCGGCGGTTGGCACCGGCAAACCTGCGTTATCCGACATCTGAAGATATTGGCAACCAACAAGGTTCAGATCAGCAAGACAGAGCACTTCTGACCTGTCACACATGCTCCATGGTTGTTCTGGGCGGCGGGCATGAAAATGTGCGTTGTCCGCGCTGTGGTGCGATGGTGCATCACCGAAAACCACGCAGCCTGTCGCGTTCATGGGCCTTGTTGCTGGCTGCTGTCATTTTGTATGTGCCGGCAAATGTCTTTCCGATCATGACCGTGACGTATCTTGGCCGGGCAGAGGCAGACACAATACTTTCCGGGGTCAGCGCGCTGGTCCGGGCCGGGGAGTGGCCAATTGCCATCGTTGTCTTTACCGCAAGCATTCTGGTGCCAATCATCAAAATCCTGCTGTTGGGGTGGGTTTATATTGCGACCGCCTTGGGGTTGTCTGGTCCACTCAAGGAGCGCACATTGATTTATCGTATCACGGAGCTGATCGGGCGATGGTCGATGGTTGATGTGTTTATGGTATCGATCCTTGCAGCACTGGTAAAACTTGGAAATATCGCAACAGTTCAACCCGGGTTCGGGGCTGTGGCATTTTGTGGGGTGGTTATTTTGACAATGCTGTCGGCCATGGCCTTTGATCCGCGTTTGATTTGGGATCGCGCCGGTATGCAAACGGTCAAACGACCAAGATTGGCAAGTGTGAAGACAGATCATGATCGCGTTGAAAATCAGGGGATTCCGTCATGA
- a CDS encoding type 1 glutamine amidotransferase domain-containing protein produces the protein MRILMIVTSHDQMGDTGHKTGIWLEEFAAPYYRFKDAGAEITLASPKGGKPPLDPNSQVPDALTDATERFEKDDAANAVFANTVTLDGLKADDFDALFYPGGHGPLWDLATDQKSSTLIEAFVAQNKPVAAVCHGPAALVNAKTPDGKPLVSGKRVTSFTNDEEKAVGLENVVPLSIEDEFKKHGATFERGDNWASYAVVDGKLVTGQNPASSDATADEVIKLLSA, from the coding sequence ATGCGTATTTTGATGATTGTTACGTCGCATGATCAGATGGGTGACACCGGGCACAAGACCGGTATCTGGCTCGAAGAGTTTGCTGCCCCCTACTACCGCTTCAAGGATGCCGGGGCAGAAATTACGCTGGCATCCCCAAAAGGCGGCAAACCGCCCCTTGATCCCAACAGTCAGGTGCCCGATGCCCTGACCGATGCGACCGAGCGGTTTGAAAAGGACGACGCGGCAAACGCGGTTTTCGCCAACACCGTCACCCTTGACGGTTTGAAAGCCGATGATTTTGACGCCCTGTTCTATCCGGGTGGGCACGGTCCGCTCTGGGATCTGGCAACTGATCAGAAATCCAGTACCCTGATCGAGGCGTTCGTTGCCCAGAACAAACCGGTTGCTGCCGTCTGCCATGGCCCGGCCGCCTTGGTGAACGCCAAGACGCCAGATGGCAAACCGCTCGTTTCAGGCAAACGTGTTACCAGCTTCACCAATGATGAAGAAAAGGCCGTCGGCCTTGAAAACGTCGTGCCGCTGTCAATTGAGGACGAATTCAAAAAGCACGGTGCAACGTTTGAGCGCGGCGATAACTGGGCTTCCTACGCGGTTGTTGATGGCAAACTTGTCACCGGTCAGAACCCGGCATCAAGCGATGCAACGGCCGATGAAGTCATCAAACTTTTGTCTGCATAA